A section of the Paenibacillus yonginensis genome encodes:
- a CDS encoding glycoside hydrolase family 127 protein: MTTTAKQAGLVNWDGVSFTKVKMTDHFWRPRLEVLNKITLPSCLEKCEETGRIANFAKAGGLIEGEFEGIYFNDSDVYKVLEGVAYSLMLERDEGLEGEADRIIDLIAAAQEPDGYLCTYYTLVAPDDKWTDMEKHEMYNGGHLIEAAVAYFDATGKRKLLDVACRLADHYDQTFGPGKRHWVEGHQEVELALIKLYRATGEERYWKLACWLLEERGHGHGVGAIWDKPEWGPAYCQDDVPVREIKKVTGHAVRAMYLYSAMADAVHVSGDPAYVDALQRVWAHTVERNMYVTGGIGPSHHNEGFTHDYDLPNESAYCETCAAIAMVFWNHRMNLLFGDGKYADVVEREMYNGVLAGIALSGDRFFYVNPLASEGHHHRVPWFDTSCCPTNLARFLPSIGQYVYARTDQGLVVNQYMQGEAEIALKNGNRVTLKQQTSYPWSGTVQLEVSPERSGVFTIQMRVPGWCRGYRVQAGGEWLSGVEALVERGYLSIERHWAAGDTILLELDMPVQLNRAKQEVEADRGRVAVQRGPVVYCIEQGDHPGLKYDEITWSAFGNLRVEYREDLLGGVTTLEGKDGNGRPCRFIPYYAWDNREPGFMQVWIREKEEDQLYKF; this comes from the coding sequence GTGACGACAACTGCAAAGCAAGCAGGACTGGTGAACTGGGATGGAGTATCTTTCACAAAAGTAAAAATGACGGATCACTTCTGGCGGCCGCGGCTTGAAGTTTTAAACAAGATTACGCTGCCCAGCTGCCTGGAGAAATGTGAAGAAACCGGCCGCATCGCGAATTTCGCCAAAGCCGGCGGCCTCATTGAAGGAGAGTTCGAGGGGATTTATTTCAATGATTCCGATGTGTATAAAGTGCTCGAAGGGGTTGCTTATTCGCTGATGCTGGAGCGGGATGAGGGGCTGGAGGGTGAAGCAGACCGGATCATTGACCTTATTGCCGCGGCACAGGAACCGGACGGTTATTTATGCACGTATTATACGCTGGTCGCTCCGGACGACAAATGGACGGACATGGAGAAACATGAAATGTACAACGGAGGGCATCTGATCGAAGCCGCCGTTGCTTACTTTGACGCCACCGGAAAAAGAAAGCTGCTTGACGTCGCCTGCCGGCTGGCCGATCATTACGACCAAACCTTCGGCCCGGGCAAGCGGCATTGGGTCGAAGGGCATCAGGAAGTCGAGCTGGCGCTGATCAAGCTTTACCGGGCTACCGGGGAAGAGCGGTATTGGAAGCTGGCCTGCTGGCTGCTGGAAGAACGGGGGCACGGCCATGGCGTTGGCGCCATTTGGGATAAACCGGAGTGGGGACCCGCCTACTGCCAGGACGATGTGCCGGTCCGGGAAATTAAGAAAGTAACGGGGCATGCCGTTCGCGCCATGTATCTGTATTCGGCGATGGCCGATGCCGTGCATGTGTCGGGCGATCCGGCTTATGTAGACGCTTTGCAGCGCGTCTGGGCGCATACGGTAGAGCGCAATATGTATGTGACTGGAGGCATCGGACCGTCCCATCACAATGAAGGTTTTACGCATGACTATGATTTGCCGAATGAATCTGCTTATTGCGAAACCTGCGCCGCCATTGCCATGGTGTTCTGGAACCACCGGATGAACCTGCTCTTTGGGGACGGCAAATATGCGGATGTGGTCGAGCGTGAAATGTATAACGGCGTGCTGGCAGGCATTGCTTTGTCGGGGGACCGTTTTTTCTACGTAAATCCGCTTGCTTCTGAGGGGCATCATCACCGCGTGCCTTGGTTTGATACCTCCTGCTGCCCGACGAATCTGGCCCGTTTCCTGCCCTCCATCGGACAATATGTGTATGCCCGGACGGATCAAGGCCTTGTGGTCAACCAGTATATGCAAGGTGAAGCCGAAATTGCGCTGAAGAACGGGAACCGGGTCACGCTGAAACAGCAGACCTCCTACCCTTGGAGCGGAACCGTCCAGCTGGAAGTGTCCCCGGAGAGAAGCGGCGTGTTCACCATCCAAATGCGGGTGCCCGGCTGGTGCAGAGGCTACCGGGTTCAGGCGGGAGGAGAATGGCTGTCCGGCGTGGAAGCTTTAGTGGAACGCGGTTATCTTTCGATTGAGCGTCATTGGGCCGCGGGCGATACGATTCTGCTGGAACTCGATATGCCTGTTCAGCTGAATCGGGCCAAACAGGAAGTGGAAGCCGACAGAGGCCGGGTCGCTGTGCAGCGTGGTCCCGTCGTTTATTGCATCGAGCAAGGGGATCATCCCGGGCTGAAGTATGATGAAATCACTTGGTCCGCTTTCGGGAATCTGCGGGTTGAATACCGGGAGGACCTGCTGGGCGGCGTTACTACGCTCGAAGGCAAAGACGGGAACGGCAGACCTTGCCGATTCATCCCTTATTATGCCTGGGATAACCGGGAGCCGGGATTTATGCAGGTGTGGATCCGGGAGAAGGAAGAGGATCAGCTTTATAAGTTTTAA
- a CDS encoding glycoside hydrolase family 43 protein, protein MPPLNITNPIIPGWYADPEARTYEGKHWIFATRSFTEYTKQMNLDAFSSDNLADWEKHEGIIEMADFPWIWRAVWAPTHIEHKGKYYLVFASNDIQSDEEIGGLEIAVADRPEGPYRGHLGKPLVNRFIHQAQPIDAHLFKDEDGTVYLYYGGWGHCNVAQMNDEMTGFVPLTGNSEDSGQSTDSVEEFRSITPEGYVEGPCMIKKDGLYYLMWSMGGWTNGTYRVAYGVSDNPLGPFENKGTILERQEPIAEGPGHHGYLHLQEQDEWLIVYHRRIIGDTEPGHRQLCIDRLRIGGGTIEPVVMT, encoded by the coding sequence TTGCCGCCACTAAACATCACTAATCCGATCATTCCCGGCTGGTATGCGGACCCTGAAGCCAGAACGTATGAGGGGAAACACTGGATCTTTGCGACCCGGTCCTTCACGGAATATACGAAGCAGATGAATCTGGACGCCTTTAGCTCCGACAACCTGGCCGATTGGGAGAAACATGAAGGCATAATCGAAATGGCCGATTTCCCTTGGATTTGGAGAGCGGTTTGGGCCCCAACCCATATTGAACATAAGGGAAAATATTATCTCGTCTTTGCCTCCAACGATATTCAATCCGACGAGGAAATCGGCGGTTTGGAGATCGCGGTTGCCGACCGCCCGGAAGGGCCTTACAGGGGTCACTTGGGAAAACCGCTGGTGAACCGGTTTATTCATCAGGCCCAGCCGATTGATGCCCATCTGTTCAAAGACGAGGATGGAACCGTTTATCTCTATTACGGCGGCTGGGGACACTGCAACGTGGCACAAATGAATGACGAGATGACCGGATTTGTTCCGTTGACGGGCAATAGCGAGGATAGCGGACAGAGTACGGATAGCGTGGAAGAATTCCGTTCCATCACGCCGGAGGGATATGTGGAGGGTCCCTGCATGATCAAGAAAGACGGACTCTATTATCTCATGTGGTCCATGGGCGGCTGGACGAACGGAACCTACCGCGTAGCTTATGGTGTGAGCGACAATCCTCTGGGACCGTTCGAGAATAAAGGCACGATTCTGGAGCGGCAGGAGCCGATTGCAGAAGGTCCGGGGCATCACGGTTACCTGCATCTCCAGGAGCAGGACGAATGGCTGATTGTCTATCACCGCCGAATTATCGGAGACACAGAACCGGGGCATCGCCAGCTGTGCATCGACCGGCTGCGGATCGGCGGAGGAACCATTGAGCCGGTGGTTATGACCTGA
- a CDS encoding carbohydrate ABC transporter permease: MRKGLWYGLLFTAPAILGFIIFTLGPMIASLVLSLTNYNVFKDQTSFVGFSNYARLFSGEDDLFYKSLGVTFYFVLLRVPAVIIVSFAIALLLNMNVKGRAVFRTIIYLPSIVPAVASAMIWMWLMNPDLGLLNSMLGWLHIPASNWLYAEGSVIPSVVLTTLWGIGSTVIIFLAGLSGIPQSYYEAIEVDGGGWYSKLRQITIPMVSPTLFFNTIMAIIGSFQVFNEAYILTQGGPNNRSLFYVFYLWRTGFRDTEMGYASALAWILFLIIMVFTFITFKTSKSWVYYEGGERP; this comes from the coding sequence ATGCGCAAAGGCTTATGGTACGGACTGCTGTTCACCGCGCCGGCGATCCTTGGTTTTATCATTTTCACGCTGGGACCGATGATTGCAAGCTTGGTGCTCAGCTTAACAAACTACAACGTATTTAAGGACCAGACCTCCTTTGTCGGATTCAGCAACTATGCGAGACTGTTTTCCGGGGAGGACGACCTTTTTTATAAATCTTTGGGGGTCACTTTCTATTTTGTACTCCTACGGGTGCCGGCCGTTATTATTGTATCCTTTGCCATAGCTTTATTGCTGAACATGAACGTGAAGGGCAGAGCGGTGTTCCGGACGATTATTTACCTGCCGAGCATCGTGCCGGCCGTAGCGTCAGCGATGATCTGGATGTGGCTGATGAACCCGGATTTGGGGCTGCTGAATTCGATGCTGGGCTGGCTGCATATCCCGGCTAGCAACTGGCTGTATGCGGAAGGCTCGGTTATTCCTTCCGTCGTGCTGACCACGCTGTGGGGCATCGGCAGCACGGTGATCATTTTTCTGGCCGGACTGTCGGGGATTCCCCAATCCTATTACGAGGCGATTGAAGTGGACGGGGGAGGCTGGTACAGCAAGCTGCGCCAGATTACGATTCCGATGGTTTCGCCTACGCTGTTTTTTAATACGATCATGGCGATCATCGGCTCCTTCCAGGTCTTTAACGAAGCCTACATTCTGACCCAGGGCGGACCGAACAACCGGAGTTTGTTTTATGTGTTTTACCTGTGGAGAACCGGCTTCCGGGACACCGAGATGGGCTACGCCTCGGCATTGGCCTGGATTTTATTCCTCATTATCATGGTGTTTACGTTCATCACCTTTAAAACCTCGAAGTCCTGGGTGTATTACGAAGGAGGGGAGCGCCCGTGA
- a CDS encoding YeiH family protein: MSSIPVNQASPGAQLPKQSKWAGLIAKEDWWTVWIGFFIVVLAVIFWSAGGTIKSITPSFAAWSDGASLGKTLADNALRTVYLFVLLLALFTLATSILKVKASQFIPGFLLLFVISLLINLFSSWKFASKYGIEAPLVALALGLIVGNLIKIPAWFDSSLRTELYVKVGIILLGATLPFTLIAKAGPVAFLQASVIAIITFLVIFWAAKAFGLDNRFAATLGTGGSVCGVSAAIAIGGSIKTKKEHVSVTISLVVIYAVVFIFLLSFLIKALGVEAGPAGAWIGTSEFADAAGITAASSFGDDAITSFTLMKVIGRDMFIGVWSFVLAFISVTFWEKRKEGPKAGAKQIVSRFPKFVLGFFAASILLTILIANVSADAQTVINNDVIAPVKTIRTWAFTFTFLTIGLTTRFRQLTSVGWKPVVAFGIGAVVNVILGYLLSVVFFGDFWSGL, from the coding sequence ATGAGTTCAATTCCAGTCAATCAAGCTTCACCGGGAGCACAGCTCCCCAAACAAAGCAAGTGGGCGGGGTTAATCGCCAAAGAAGACTGGTGGACGGTCTGGATCGGATTTTTTATAGTCGTTCTGGCCGTTATTTTCTGGTCGGCGGGAGGAACGATCAAATCGATCACGCCTTCTTTTGCCGCCTGGTCGGATGGGGCATCGCTTGGCAAGACGCTGGCTGACAATGCCCTTCGTACCGTTTATCTCTTCGTGCTTCTACTCGCTCTATTTACCCTGGCTACCTCCATCCTCAAAGTGAAAGCTTCCCAATTCATTCCCGGCTTCCTGCTCCTGTTCGTCATCAGTCTGCTCATCAACCTCTTCAGCTCCTGGAAGTTTGCGAGCAAATACGGGATTGAAGCTCCTTTGGTGGCGTTGGCCCTCGGCCTGATCGTAGGCAACCTGATTAAAATTCCCGCCTGGTTTGATTCTTCCTTACGCACTGAATTGTATGTCAAAGTAGGGATTATTCTGCTGGGCGCCACCCTTCCGTTTACTTTGATCGCCAAAGCAGGCCCGGTCGCCTTTCTGCAGGCTTCGGTGATTGCCATCATTACTTTCCTTGTGATCTTCTGGGCGGCCAAGGCGTTTGGCCTGGACAACCGGTTTGCCGCTACGCTCGGTACAGGCGGCTCCGTATGCGGCGTGTCTGCGGCGATTGCTATCGGCGGCTCGATCAAAACCAAAAAAGAGCACGTCTCCGTGACGATTTCCCTTGTCGTCATTTACGCCGTCGTGTTCATCTTCCTGCTCTCCTTCCTGATCAAAGCTTTAGGGGTGGAAGCAGGCCCGGCCGGCGCCTGGATCGGCACCTCGGAATTCGCCGATGCCGCAGGCATCACGGCAGCCAGCTCTTTTGGCGACGATGCCATTACCTCTTTTACCCTGATGAAGGTGATTGGCCGTGATATGTTCATTGGCGTTTGGAGTTTTGTGCTCGCCTTTATCTCCGTGACGTTCTGGGAGAAACGCAAGGAGGGGCCGAAAGCGGGAGCGAAACAAATCGTTTCCCGGTTCCCGAAATTTGTGCTTGGATTCTTTGCGGCGTCCATTCTGCTGACGATCCTTATCGCCAACGTTTCGGCCGACGCTCAAACCGTGATCAACAACGACGTGATCGCCCCCGTCAAAACCATCCGCACCTGGGCGTTTACCTTCACCTTCTTAACCATAGGGTTAACCACCCGCTTCCGGCAGCTGACCTCCGTTGGCTGGAAGCCGGTTGTCGCCTTCGGGATTGGGGCCGTTGTGAACGTAATCCTCGGGTATCTGCTGTCGGTCGTGTTCTTCGGCGACTTCTGGTCCGGCCTGTAA
- a CDS encoding MerR family transcriptional regulator: MAYTIKEVVKRTGISPYTLRFYEKEGVLPAVERDANGVRKFSDHFVDCVEMVQALRSTGLPLAEIKQYVELYKSGDRTLPLRKIMLASQKNKVEEQIGLLMKTLEKLNYKLALIDAQENKFERLP, from the coding sequence ATGGCTTATACTATTAAGGAAGTTGTGAAGCGAACGGGAATTTCTCCGTATACGCTGCGTTTCTATGAGAAGGAAGGCGTGCTGCCTGCGGTTGAGCGGGATGCTAACGGTGTCCGCAAATTCAGCGACCATTTCGTCGATTGCGTAGAGATGGTGCAAGCGCTGCGTTCGACCGGTTTGCCGCTGGCGGAAATCAAACAATACGTTGAACTGTACAAAAGCGGAGACCGCACCCTGCCCCTAAGAAAAATAATGCTCGCCAGCCAAAAAAACAAAGTCGAGGAACAAATAGGACTGCTGATGAAAACGCTGGAAAAACTCAATTACAAACTGGCGCTGATCGACGCCCAGGAGAACAAATTTGAAAGGCTGCCGTAG
- a CDS encoding carbohydrate ABC transporter permease, which yields MFIIPFIWLLRSSLMDLSQIFTMPPEWIPEPFHWDNFRRALTALPFDVFFKNTLIIVIGVLIGTVATSSIAAFGFARIQWKGRDTVFAILMTSMMLPFAVTMIPSFLGWKMLGFYDTLYPLIVPAYFGGGIFNIFLLRQFYLTIPRDFDEAAVVDGASYFQIYWSIIFPLSRSALIVVALFSFLGSWNDFMGPLIYLKSDKLFTLALGLQMFQGSYSAQWDLLMAASAVVVLPCVVVFLIGQRYFLEGITLTGLKG from the coding sequence ATGTTTATTATTCCGTTCATCTGGCTCCTTCGCAGCTCGCTGATGGATTTATCGCAAATCTTCACGATGCCGCCCGAATGGATTCCGGAGCCGTTTCATTGGGATAATTTCCGGAGGGCGCTGACCGCGCTGCCTTTTGACGTCTTTTTTAAGAATACGCTTATCATTGTGATCGGTGTTCTGATTGGAACGGTGGCGACCAGCAGCATTGCCGCCTTCGGGTTTGCGCGCATTCAATGGAAGGGCCGGGATACCGTGTTTGCGATTCTGATGACCAGCATGATGCTGCCGTTTGCGGTGACGATGATTCCAAGCTTTCTAGGCTGGAAAATGCTCGGCTTCTACGACACGCTGTATCCGCTGATCGTGCCGGCTTATTTTGGAGGAGGGATCTTTAATATTTTCCTGCTGCGGCAGTTTTATTTAACGATTCCCAGAGATTTCGACGAGGCGGCCGTTGTGGACGGGGCCAGCTATTTTCAGATTTACTGGAGCATTATTTTCCCGCTGAGCCGTTCCGCGCTTATTGTGGTGGCTCTGTTCAGCTTCCTGGGCTCCTGGAACGACTTTATGGGGCCGCTGATTTATTTGAAGAGCGACAAGCTGTTTACGCTGGCATTGGGTTTGCAGATGTTCCAGGGTTCGTATAGTGCGCAGTGGGATTTGCTGATGGCGGCTTCGGCGGTGGTGGTGCTGCCTTGCGTGGTTGTATTTCTGATCGGACAACGTTATTTCCTGGAGGGCATCACTTTAACGGGATTGAAGGGATAA
- a CDS encoding ABC transporter substrate-binding protein, with amino-acid sequence MKRQRKPIIVLIVLMFMFVAVISGCGTPGASNNSSSPSASGETGSKEKITLRMTIWGSPEEVAAYKFAIQRFEEKFPNIKVELQHIAADYDTKLTTMVAGNDVPDIAMMESGTIAYPLAEQGKFYNLQEFLDKDPFINVDSLVPNIMYSLEPGNVIGIGPGPESFGLFYNEDIFKEAGIAPPPSKLSEAWTWDEFVDVAKKLTVDKNGKTADDPDFDPKNIKQYGVSASTWWGVYSNFIYSNGGDFVSADGKKFALNEPAAVDALQKMSDLINVYHVSPSPVQAKNIPATNIALQTKKVAMAIDGQWATAGLAQSKFNFNVGVLPVLKDPVTTVVCGMFSMFKSTKHPQEAWELLKALIDPEASIEMITSGTWMPSYKNWYTEPDMLAKWTENLDARPSGYKDAIVDVILTKGHQTPTGYVKNFNKIMDVVNPALDKVWLGQQTAQEAMDAVAAKAQAQVQGRRDIK; translated from the coding sequence ATGAAAAGACAAAGGAAACCGATCATAGTCCTCATCGTCTTGATGTTTATGTTTGTTGCCGTCATCTCCGGCTGCGGAACGCCCGGTGCGAGCAACAACTCATCCTCGCCTTCGGCATCCGGTGAAACCGGCTCGAAGGAAAAAATTACGCTTCGCATGACCATATGGGGGTCGCCGGAGGAAGTCGCCGCCTACAAATTTGCGATTCAGCGTTTCGAAGAGAAGTTCCCGAATATCAAGGTGGAATTGCAGCATATCGCCGCCGACTATGATACCAAGCTGACGACGATGGTAGCGGGCAATGACGTGCCAGATATCGCGATGATGGAATCGGGTACCATCGCCTATCCGCTCGCCGAGCAGGGAAAATTCTACAATTTGCAGGAGTTTCTGGACAAAGACCCATTCATCAACGTGGACAGTCTCGTTCCGAACATCATGTATTCGCTGGAGCCGGGCAACGTGATCGGCATCGGGCCGGGCCCGGAATCCTTTGGTTTGTTCTATAACGAGGATATTTTTAAGGAAGCAGGTATTGCGCCTCCTCCAAGCAAGCTGTCGGAAGCCTGGACCTGGGATGAATTTGTGGACGTAGCCAAAAAGCTGACCGTCGATAAAAATGGCAAAACCGCCGATGACCCGGACTTTGATCCTAAAAATATCAAGCAATACGGCGTAAGCGCCTCGACCTGGTGGGGCGTATACAGTAACTTCATTTATTCCAATGGAGGGGATTTTGTCTCTGCGGACGGCAAAAAGTTTGCTTTAAATGAACCTGCGGCAGTAGATGCGCTGCAAAAAATGTCCGACTTAATCAACGTCTATCATGTTTCGCCTTCACCAGTGCAAGCGAAGAACATCCCGGCCACCAACATTGCGCTGCAAACGAAAAAGGTGGCGATGGCCATTGACGGACAGTGGGCGACCGCCGGACTGGCGCAGTCCAAATTTAATTTCAACGTAGGCGTATTGCCTGTTCTGAAAGACCCGGTCACGACCGTCGTTTGCGGGATGTTCTCGATGTTCAAATCGACGAAACACCCGCAGGAGGCCTGGGAGCTGTTGAAGGCGTTGATCGACCCGGAGGCTTCGATCGAAATGATTACGAGCGGCACCTGGATGCCGTCGTATAAGAATTGGTACACCGAACCGGATATGCTCGCCAAATGGACGGAAAATCTGGATGCACGCCCGTCGGGCTATAAAGATGCCATCGTGGACGTTATTTTGACGAAAGGGCATCAGACGCCGACCGGTTACGTGAAGAATTTCAACAAGATCATGGACGTTGTGAATCCGGCCCTGGATAAGGTGTGGCTGGGCCAGCAGACGGCGCAGGAAGCGATGGATGCAGTCGCCGCCAAAGCGCAGGCGCAGGTGCAGGGACGGCGGGATATTAAATAG
- the ltrA gene encoding group II intron reverse transcriptase/maturase, which produces MRSYEEQRQQNISPESLRQREAVKPPGYAGAPSSLSAQVAPSSREAKNNLLERMLEGDNLRLAYKRVVENGGAPGVDQVTVANLQAYLKTHWESAKAKLLAGTYRPAPVKRVEIPKPGGDVRLLGIPTVMDRFLQQALLQVMNPIFDTQFSWYSYGFRPGKSAHDAVKQAQRYIQSGLRWVVDLDLEKFFDRVNHDILMARVARKVEDKRVLTLIRAYLNAGVMVDGKLERSREGTPQGGPLSPLLANILLDDLDKELMERGLRFVRYADDCNIFVASKRAGERVMESVTRFVEGKLKLKVNREKSAVDRPWNRKFLGFSFLRDKKATICLAPQTISRFKEKVRELTSRTRSMSMENRIMQLNRYLIGWIGYFRIASAKSHCERFDQWIRRRLRMCLWKQWKRVGTRIRELRNLGVPEWACFAMGNSRRGAWEMSRNTNNALPTSYWEAKGLKSLLSRYLELC; this is translated from the coding sequence ATGCGTTCGTACGAAGAGCAACGACAGCAGAATATCTCGCCAGAGAGCTTGCGGCAAAGAGAAGCGGTGAAGCCGCCAGGGTATGCCGGAGCGCCGAGTTCTTTGTCGGCACAAGTCGCCCCTTCCTCTCGCGAAGCAAAGAACAACTTGCTGGAGCGAATGCTCGAAGGAGATAACCTTCGGCTCGCCTATAAACGAGTGGTAGAGAACGGAGGAGCGCCCGGTGTGGACCAAGTAACGGTAGCGAATCTACAAGCTTACTTGAAAACACACTGGGAATCGGCGAAAGCTAAACTTCTAGCAGGTACCTACAGACCTGCGCCAGTCAAACGGGTGGAAATCCCCAAACCCGGAGGCGATGTACGGCTGTTAGGCATCCCGACCGTGATGGACCGCTTTCTCCAGCAAGCCCTTTTACAAGTCATGAACCCGATCTTTGACACGCAATTCTCGTGGTATAGCTATGGCTTTCGACCGGGAAAGAGTGCCCACGACGCCGTGAAACAAGCCCAAAGATATATCCAAAGCGGCCTGAGATGGGTCGTGGATCTCGATCTGGAGAAATTCTTTGACCGGGTAAACCACGACATACTGATGGCAAGAGTGGCGCGGAAAGTGGAGGACAAAAGAGTGCTGACACTGATCCGTGCCTACCTGAACGCTGGAGTGATGGTAGATGGAAAGCTGGAGCGCAGCCGAGAAGGAACGCCGCAGGGTGGGCCCCTGAGTCCGCTTTTAGCGAACATATTGCTGGATGACTTGGACAAGGAGCTAATGGAACGAGGACTGCGATTTGTCCGCTATGCGGACGACTGCAACATCTTCGTCGCCAGCAAACGTGCGGGCGAACGCGTCATGGAGTCGGTAACACGCTTTGTAGAAGGAAAGCTGAAACTGAAAGTGAATCGAGAGAAAAGTGCGGTAGACCGCCCGTGGAACCGAAAGTTCCTCGGCTTTAGTTTCCTGAGGGACAAGAAAGCGACAATTTGTTTAGCCCCACAAACCATCTCGCGATTCAAGGAGAAGGTACGGGAGCTGACGAGCCGAACGCGGTCGATGTCCATGGAAAACAGGATTATGCAATTAAACCGCTACCTCATCGGCTGGATTGGATATTTCCGAATCGCATCGGCGAAGAGCCACTGTGAAAGATTCGACCAATGGATTCGCAGGAGATTACGCATGTGCCTCTGGAAACAGTGGAAACGGGTGGGAACCCGAATCCGCGAACTGCGAAATCTAGGCGTTCCAGAGTGGGCTTGCTTTGCGATGGGCAACTCTAGACGAGGTGCATGGGAAATGTCCCGAAACACAAACAACGCCCTTCCGACTTCCTACTGGGAAGCGAAAGGGCTGAAAAGTTTGCTTTCTCGTTATTTGGAGCTTTGTTAA
- a CDS encoding DUF2536 family protein produces MNITLDTIQDKVEFFQAYDLKVLEKTIEERIDINKALMLKVHSVQHQAAFDPVRNQLQYSAVVHFKA; encoded by the coding sequence GTGAATATTACCTTGGATACAATTCAGGATAAAGTAGAGTTTTTTCAAGCTTACGATCTCAAGGTGCTGGAGAAAACGATCGAGGAACGCATCGATATTAACAAAGCTTTGATGCTCAAGGTTCATTCGGTTCAGCATCAGGCCGCCTTCGACCCGGTCCGAAACCAGCTGCAGTACAGCGCCGTGGTTCATTTTAAGGCTTAG
- the mutT gene encoding 8-oxo-dGTP diphosphatase MutT — MIEVAAAIIENEQGEILIARRKKDKSQGGLWEFPGGKLEPDESVEACLKRELREEMNIEIQPYESFGVNEHDYGSVHIRLFAYKATFVRGEIVLVDHDRVEWVRPKALKAYEFAPADVKFVELLERE; from the coding sequence ATGATCGAAGTAGCCGCAGCCATCATTGAAAATGAACAAGGCGAAATTTTAATTGCCAGACGTAAGAAAGACAAATCCCAGGGTGGCCTGTGGGAGTTCCCCGGCGGGAAGCTGGAGCCTGATGAATCGGTTGAGGCATGTCTGAAGCGGGAGCTCCGGGAGGAAATGAACATTGAGATCCAGCCGTATGAATCGTTTGGCGTGAATGAACACGACTACGGATCGGTGCATATCCGATTGTTTGCGTATAAGGCGACCTTTGTCAGAGGAGAAATCGTACTCGTTGATCACGACCGTGTGGAGTGGGTGCGTCCCAAAGCACTGAAGGCGTATGAGTTTGCTCCGGCGGACGTGAAGTTTGTGGAGCTGTTGGAGAGGGAATAG